A window of Leclercia adecarboxylata contains these coding sequences:
- a CDS encoding MFS transporter encodes MKTRKIGLANYLAYGSGDFLGAGTTALTAAWLLYFYTTFCGLTPIEATFIFAAARVLDAVVSPLMGFLTDNFGTTWFGKRFGRRKFFILLGIPCVFSYSLMWVGDMGFWYYLLTYLIFDIVYTMILVPYETLVPEMTDDFKQKTKFSGARISMAQMSAILASFLPGILLTHFGKDNAVSFFYASLVFSVLCALMLTFVWFFTWERPREEWSEAALRAEEEKQKLTLGQSLNRLFVELSSTLRIKIFRQHLGMYLGGYIAQDVFNAVFTYYVVFVLMQEASMASNLLGTMAIFQFLAVIAMIPLCIRFGPAPSYRMVVVLFGLASMSYAGLYYAGMSDIYALLLLVSALAGLGRGGINYVPWNTYTYIADVDEVITGQRREGIFAGIMTLTRKASQAGAIMLVGIVMQMSGFVSGQKVQPEGVSHTILMILSVGTILVLCCGFLVSLRFKLNLQTHSTLREETAKMRESGRAMPETATPQARATVEMLAGMPYDCLWGNNNIGYLNRNKPAAPSLKERAPLNSTYNRG; translated from the coding sequence ATGAAAACACGTAAAATTGGACTCGCGAACTATCTTGCTTACGGATCGGGCGATTTTCTCGGGGCGGGAACGACAGCGCTGACCGCTGCCTGGCTGTTGTATTTCTACACGACTTTCTGTGGTCTTACGCCGATTGAGGCCACCTTCATCTTTGCGGCGGCCAGGGTTCTTGATGCCGTCGTCAGTCCGCTGATGGGCTTCCTGACCGATAACTTCGGGACCACCTGGTTTGGCAAACGCTTTGGCCGCCGTAAGTTCTTTATTCTGCTGGGTATCCCGTGCGTCTTCAGCTATTCGCTGATGTGGGTCGGGGATATGGGCTTCTGGTACTACCTGCTGACCTATCTCATCTTCGATATCGTCTACACCATGATCCTGGTCCCGTACGAAACGCTGGTGCCGGAGATGACCGACGATTTCAAACAGAAAACCAAATTCTCCGGGGCGCGTATCTCAATGGCGCAGATGTCGGCGATTCTGGCCTCGTTCCTGCCGGGTATTCTGCTGACCCACTTCGGGAAAGACAACGCCGTCTCCTTCTTCTATGCCAGCCTGGTGTTCTCGGTGCTCTGTGCCCTGATGCTGACCTTCGTCTGGTTCTTCACCTGGGAACGTCCGCGTGAAGAGTGGAGCGAAGCCGCGCTGCGCGCCGAAGAGGAGAAGCAAAAACTGACCCTCGGCCAGAGCCTGAACCGTCTGTTCGTGGAGCTGAGTTCCACCCTGCGGATCAAAATCTTCCGTCAGCATCTGGGGATGTACCTTGGGGGCTATATCGCCCAGGACGTGTTCAACGCCGTCTTCACCTACTACGTGGTCTTTGTCCTGATGCAGGAAGCTTCCATGGCCTCCAACCTGCTGGGCACCATGGCTATCTTCCAGTTCCTCGCCGTTATCGCCATGATCCCGCTGTGCATCCGCTTTGGACCGGCGCCGTCCTACCGCATGGTGGTGGTGCTGTTTGGTCTCGCGTCCATGTCGTACGCCGGGCTCTATTATGCCGGGATGAGCGATATCTACGCGCTGCTGCTGCTGGTTTCCGCGTTGGCGGGGCTGGGCCGCGGCGGGATCAACTACGTTCCATGGAACACCTACACCTACATTGCTGACGTGGATGAAGTCATCACCGGCCAGCGCCGGGAAGGGATCTTCGCCGGCATCATGACCCTGACCCGTAAGGCCTCTCAGGCGGGTGCCATCATGCTGGTGGGGATTGTGATGCAGATGTCCGGCTTTGTGAGCGGCCAGAAAGTGCAGCCGGAAGGGGTAAGCCACACCATTCTGATGATCCTGAGCGTGGGGACCATCCTGGTGCTGTGCTGCGGCTTCCTGGTGTCGCTGCGCTTCAAGCTGAACTTACAAACGCACAGCACGCTGCGCGAAGAGACGGCCAAAATGCGTGAGTCTGGCCGCGCGATGCCGGAAACCGCCACACCGCAGGCCCGTGCCACGGTTGAGATGCTGGCCGGTATGCCTTACGACTGCCTGTGGGGTAACAACAACATCGGTTATCTGAATCGTAATAAGCCCGCTGCACCGTCCCTGAAAGAACGTGCTCCACTGAATTCGACTTACAACAGAGGTTAA
- a CDS encoding DUF805 domain-containing protein produces the protein MNESIKHCYFDGWKKTFVYTGRATRKAFWSFIVINIMIFVFIAAMSYLLLAVSVSDSTARGGMMLVWAWYVWLPLSAIAPLILLLPLISLGIRRMHDAGRSGWWFGGGLLTQLLILPLILNGLYRVLLFQTDAARADQIVSALSSLTGCAGLIYLIWISCLPTKETAPEDI, from the coding sequence ATGAACGAAAGTATTAAGCATTGCTATTTTGACGGCTGGAAAAAGACCTTTGTCTATACGGGCCGCGCAACGCGGAAAGCGTTTTGGTCATTTATCGTAATTAATATCATGATTTTTGTATTCATCGCGGCAATGAGTTATCTCCTCCTTGCCGTATCCGTTAGCGATTCAACCGCCCGGGGTGGCATGATGCTGGTATGGGCCTGGTATGTCTGGCTTCCCCTCAGTGCTATTGCGCCTTTAATACTGCTGCTGCCCCTGATCTCACTCGGGATCCGCAGAATGCACGATGCAGGAAGATCGGGATGGTGGTTTGGCGGGGGGCTACTGACACAGCTGCTGATCCTGCCGTTGATTCTCAACGGTCTTTACCGTGTTTTGCTTTTCCAGACAGATGCCGCTCGTGCGGATCAGATCGTCAGCGCCCTCAGTAGCCTGACCGGCTGTGCAGGGCTGATTTATCTGATCTGGATAAGCTGCTTGCCGACAAAAGAGACGGCCCCGGAGGATATCTGA
- a CDS encoding arginine:ornithine antiporter, whose protein sequence is MKMHFRQVCLFWGAMDILYLAIYIGQNIIQRRIPFLADINNFRALYSEHGEGVWLMVVFILSMILTLSIVFSAALLLVAWGKVCYLVAAQTPLRLLLVVPSLSFLPWLVQYIHSGGVAVALILLLMSEALKVGSLMVAKKLNK, encoded by the coding sequence ATGAAAATGCACTTTCGCCAGGTCTGTCTGTTTTGGGGCGCCATGGATATTTTATATCTGGCAATCTATATCGGGCAGAATATTATCCAGCGGCGTATTCCCTTCCTGGCTGATATTAATAACTTTCGCGCGCTCTATTCAGAGCATGGGGAAGGAGTCTGGCTGATGGTTGTCTTTATTCTTTCAATGATATTAACCTTGTCCATTGTGTTTTCAGCGGCATTGCTGCTCGTGGCCTGGGGAAAGGTCTGCTATCTGGTGGCCGCGCAGACCCCTTTGCGCCTGCTGTTGGTCGTTCCGTCGCTCTCCTTTTTGCCCTGGCTTGTGCAATATATACATTCAGGGGGAGTAGCGGTAGCGCTAATTTTATTGTTAATGTCAGAGGCGCTGAAGGTCGGTTCATTGATGGTCGCGAAAAAACTCAATAAGTGA
- the flhE gene encoding flagellar protein FlhE, whose amino-acid sequence MRKLLWLLALPMMAQAAGEGAWQDSSIGLTLNNRGVAASSRPLSAKQPVSGLMTLVAWRYELNGPIPAGLRVRLCSQTRCTELDGASGTTHAFNNVPAVEPLRFIWEVPGGGRLIPALKVQRNEVIVNYR is encoded by the coding sequence ATGCGTAAATTACTCTGGTTACTGGCCCTGCCGATGATGGCCCAGGCCGCAGGGGAGGGGGCATGGCAGGACAGCAGCATCGGCCTGACCCTGAACAACCGCGGCGTGGCGGCCTCGTCACGCCCGCTTTCGGCGAAGCAGCCGGTATCGGGCCTGATGACCCTGGTGGCCTGGCGCTACGAGCTGAATGGCCCGATCCCCGCCGGTCTGCGGGTGCGGTTATGCTCCCAGACGCGCTGCACCGAGCTGGACGGGGCCAGCGGCACGACACACGCTTTCAATAACGTGCCTGCCGTTGAGCCGCTGCGCTTTATCTGGGAAGTTCCCGGCGGCGGTCGCCTGATCCCCGCCCTGAAGGTACAGCGTAACGAAGTGATCGTTAACTACCGCTAA
- the flhA gene encoding flagellar biosynthesis protein FlhA, with the protein MANLVAMLRLPGNLKSTQWQIMAGPILILLILSMMVLPLPAFILDLLFTFNIALSIMVLLVAMFTQRTLEFAAFPTILLFTTLLRLALNVASTRIILMEGHTGGAAAGKVVEAFGHFLVGGNFAIGIVVFIILVIINFMVITKGAGRIAEVGARFVLDGMPGKQMAIDADLNAGLIGEDEAKKRRAEVTQEADFYGSMDGASKFVRGDAIAGILIMVINVVGGLLVGVLQHGMAMGQAAESYTLLTIGDGLVAQIPALVISTAAGVIVTRVATDQDVGEQMVTQLFANPNVLMLSAAVLGLLGLVPGMPNFVFLLFTAALLGLAWWLRGRDAKPKAEPAPVKMPENTQAVEATWNDVQLEDSLGMEVGYRLIPMVDFQQDGELLGRIRSIRKKFAQDMGFLPPVVHIRDNMDLPPARYRILMKGVEIGSGDAYPGRWLAINPGTAAGTLPGEQTIDPAFGLAAIWIESALKEQAQIQGYTVVEASTVVATHLNHLIGQFSAELFGRQEAQQLLDRVTQEMPKLTEDLVPGVLTLTTLHKVLQNLLDEKVPIRDMRTILETLAEHAPLQNDPHELTAVVRVALGRAITQQWFPGTGEVQVIGLDTPLERLLLQALQGGGGLEPGLADRLLAQTQEALQRQEMLGAPPVLLVNHALRPLLSRFLRRSLTQLVVLSNMELSDNRHIRMTASIGGQ; encoded by the coding sequence ATGGCTAATCTGGTGGCAATGTTACGCTTGCCTGGCAACCTGAAATCGACCCAATGGCAGATCATGGCCGGGCCGATCCTCATCCTGCTAATTCTGTCGATGATGGTATTGCCGCTACCGGCATTTATCCTCGACCTGCTTTTCACCTTCAACATCGCGCTCTCCATTATGGTGTTGCTGGTGGCGATGTTCACCCAGCGCACGCTGGAGTTCGCCGCCTTCCCGACGATCCTGCTGTTCACCACGCTGCTGCGCCTGGCGCTGAACGTGGCCTCCACCCGTATCATTCTGATGGAGGGCCATACCGGCGGCGCGGCGGCAGGTAAGGTGGTTGAGGCCTTCGGCCACTTCCTGGTGGGCGGCAACTTCGCCATCGGGATCGTGGTATTTATCATCCTCGTGATCATCAACTTTATGGTTATCACCAAAGGTGCGGGGCGTATCGCAGAAGTGGGCGCACGTTTCGTACTGGACGGGATGCCGGGTAAACAGATGGCGATTGACGCCGACCTGAACGCGGGTCTGATTGGCGAAGATGAAGCGAAAAAACGCCGTGCCGAAGTGACCCAGGAAGCCGACTTCTACGGTTCGATGGACGGTGCGAGTAAGTTTGTTCGCGGCGACGCCATCGCCGGTATTCTGATCATGGTGATCAACGTGGTGGGCGGCCTGCTGGTCGGTGTGCTGCAACACGGCATGGCGATGGGGCAGGCGGCAGAGAGCTATACCCTGCTGACCATCGGTGACGGTCTGGTTGCCCAGATCCCGGCGCTGGTAATCTCCACCGCGGCGGGTGTGATCGTCACCCGCGTCGCCACCGACCAGGACGTCGGCGAGCAGATGGTGACCCAGCTGTTCGCCAACCCGAACGTGCTGATGCTGTCGGCGGCGGTACTCGGCCTGCTGGGCCTGGTGCCGGGCATGCCGAACTTCGTCTTCCTGCTGTTTACCGCCGCGCTGCTGGGGCTGGCCTGGTGGCTGCGTGGCCGCGACGCCAAACCGAAAGCCGAACCTGCCCCGGTGAAAATGCCGGAAAATACCCAGGCGGTGGAGGCCACCTGGAATGACGTCCAGCTGGAAGACTCCCTGGGGATGGAAGTGGGCTATCGCCTGATCCCGATGGTTGATTTCCAGCAGGACGGCGAGCTGCTGGGGCGTATCCGCAGTATCCGTAAAAAATTCGCCCAGGACATGGGCTTCCTGCCGCCGGTGGTGCATATCCGCGACAATATGGATCTGCCCCCTGCGCGCTACCGTATTCTGATGAAAGGGGTCGAGATCGGCAGCGGTGACGCCTATCCTGGCCGCTGGCTGGCGATTAACCCGGGCACGGCGGCGGGGACGCTGCCTGGCGAACAGACCATCGACCCGGCCTTTGGCCTGGCCGCAATCTGGATTGAAAGCGCCCTGAAAGAGCAGGCGCAAATCCAGGGCTATACGGTGGTGGAAGCCAGTACCGTAGTGGCAACGCACCTGAATCACCTGATTGGCCAGTTCTCGGCGGAGCTGTTTGGTCGCCAGGAGGCGCAGCAGCTGCTCGATCGGGTAACCCAGGAGATGCCGAAGCTGACCGAAGATCTGGTTCCGGGCGTCCTGACCCTGACCACGCTGCACAAAGTTCTGCAGAACCTGCTCGACGAGAAAGTGCCGATCCGCGATATGCGTACCATTCTGGAGACCCTGGCCGAGCATGCGCCGCTGCAAAACGATCCGCACGAGCTGACGGCGGTGGTGCGCGTGGCGCTGGGCCGCGCCATTACCCAGCAGTGGTTCCCGGGCACCGGCGAAGTGCAGGTTATTGGGCTCGACACGCCGCTTGAGCGACTGCTCCTGCAGGCGCTGCAGGGCGGCGGCGGTCTGGAGCCGGGGCTGGCGGATCGTCTGCTGGCGCAAACCCAGGAGGCGTTGCAGCGCCAGGAGATGCTTGGCGCGCCGCCGGTGCTGCTGGTCAATCACGCCCTGCGTCCGCTGCTGTCCCGCTTCCTGCGCCGCAGCCTGACGCAGCTGGTTGTGCTGTCGAATATGGAGCTGTCGGACAATCGCCACATCCGCATGACCGCCAGCATTGGAGGCCAGTGA
- the flhB gene encoding flagellar biosynthesis protein FlhB, protein MAEDSDDKTEAPTPHRLEKAREEGQIPRSRELTSLLILLVGVCIIWTGGESLARRLAGMLSAGLRFDHSMVNDPNLILSQIILLIKGAMVALLPLITGVVLVAIVSPVMLGGLVFSGKSLQFKFSKLNPLPGIARMFSAQSAAELLKALMKTTLMGSVAGFFIWHNWPEMMRLISESPFTAMRNALNLVGLCSLLVVLSIIPMVGFDVFFQIYSHIKKLRMSRQDIRDEHKQMEGDPHVKGRIRQMQRAAARRRMMEDVPKADVIVTNPTHYSVALQYDEDKMSAPKVVAKGAGLIALRIREIGNENRIPMLEAPPLARALYRHAEIGQQIPGQLYAAVAEVLAWVWQLKRWRLAGGQRPVKPENLPVPAALDFMNEKDSDG, encoded by the coding sequence GTGGCAGAAGACAGCGACGACAAAACAGAAGCCCCCACACCCCACCGACTTGAAAAAGCGCGTGAGGAAGGGCAAATACCCCGATCCCGAGAACTGACCTCGCTGCTGATTTTATTAGTCGGCGTGTGCATTATCTGGACAGGCGGGGAGTCCCTTGCCCGCAGGCTGGCCGGCATGCTCTCAGCCGGGTTGCGCTTCGATCACAGCATGGTCAACGACCCAAACCTGATCCTCAGCCAGATTATCCTGCTGATCAAAGGCGCGATGGTCGCGCTGCTGCCTCTGATCACCGGCGTGGTGCTGGTGGCTATCGTGTCGCCGGTGATGCTGGGCGGGCTGGTCTTTAGCGGTAAGTCGCTGCAGTTTAAATTCTCCAAACTGAACCCGCTGCCCGGCATTGCGCGAATGTTCTCTGCGCAGTCTGCCGCCGAACTGCTGAAAGCCCTGATGAAAACGACGCTGATGGGCAGCGTGGCGGGCTTTTTTATCTGGCATAACTGGCCGGAGATGATGCGTCTGATCAGCGAATCGCCGTTCACCGCCATGCGCAACGCGCTTAATCTGGTGGGGCTCTGTTCTCTGCTGGTGGTGCTCTCCATCATCCCGATGGTCGGTTTTGACGTTTTCTTCCAGATTTACAGCCACATTAAAAAACTGCGCATGTCCCGCCAGGACATCCGGGATGAACATAAGCAGATGGAAGGGGACCCGCACGTCAAAGGGCGTATTCGCCAGATGCAGCGCGCCGCGGCACGTCGCCGGATGATGGAGGATGTGCCAAAAGCGGATGTTATCGTCACCAACCCGACCCACTACTCCGTTGCGCTGCAGTATGACGAAGACAAAATGAGTGCGCCAAAAGTGGTGGCGAAAGGGGCAGGGCTTATCGCGCTGCGCATCCGTGAAATTGGTAATGAAAATCGTATTCCGATGCTGGAGGCCCCGCCGCTGGCGCGTGCGCTCTACCGGCATGCGGAAATTGGACAACAAATCCCAGGCCAGCTGTACGCCGCGGTAGCGGAAGTACTGGCCTGGGTATGGCAGTTGAAACGCTGGCGTCTGGCGGGCGGTCAACGGCCTGTGAAACCTGAGAATCTCCCGGTGCCTGCCGCGCTGGATTTTATGAACGAGAAGGACTCTGATGGCTAA
- a CDS encoding helix-turn-helix transcriptional regulator — protein sequence MALFNFTLTLSGVTCGTEGLEDALYASGCDDALICAYGNSVYLTFDREAETLDDAIASAVNDIESAGIGAIVQSVDSALVGLSDIAEMTDLSRQAIAMLKDGTRGGGDFPCPIQRITGQSPLWEWADVANWLASNGRLKEGSELVVNARVLSKWNMVLRSSASKDFKEIESLASSLVARRRKQAEQVKPPR from the coding sequence ATGGCGCTGTTTAACTTCACTCTGACCCTCTCAGGCGTAACCTGCGGGACTGAAGGACTGGAAGACGCACTGTATGCAAGCGGCTGTGACGATGCGCTAATCTGCGCATATGGCAACTCCGTCTATCTCACCTTTGATCGGGAGGCTGAAACCTTAGATGATGCTATCGCCTCAGCGGTCAACGACATCGAATCGGCTGGCATCGGGGCGATCGTACAGTCTGTCGACTCTGCCCTGGTCGGCCTGAGCGACATCGCGGAAATGACCGACCTGTCTCGCCAGGCTATCGCCATGCTGAAAGACGGCACGCGCGGCGGCGGCGATTTTCCTTGCCCCATTCAGCGAATTACCGGCCAGTCCCCACTTTGGGAGTGGGCAGATGTAGCGAACTGGCTTGCCAGCAATGGCCGGTTGAAAGAGGGGAGCGAGCTGGTGGTGAATGCGCGAGTACTCAGCAAGTGGAATATGGTGCTAAGAAGCAGCGCCTCAAAGGACTTTAAAGAGATTGAATCCCTCGCCTCATCGTTGGTGGCACGTCGTCGCAAACAAGCTGAGCAGGTTAAACCCCCTCGCTGA
- the cheZ gene encoding protein phosphatase CheZ: MMQPSIKPTDEHSPGDIIARIGSLTRMLRDSLRELGLDQAIAEAAEAIPDARDRLDYVVQMTAQAAERALNSVEASQPHQDEMEKGAKALTKRWDEWFENPIELSDARELVTDTRQYLGAVPGHTSFTNAQLLEIMMAQDFQDLTGQVIKRMMDVIQEIERQLLMVLLENMPEPSARPQRENESLLNGPQLDTTKAGVVASQDQVDDLLDSLGF; the protein is encoded by the coding sequence ATGATGCAGCCTTCGATTAAACCTACGGATGAGCATTCACCCGGCGACATAATTGCCCGGATCGGCAGCCTGACGCGTATGTTGCGCGACAGCCTGCGTGAGCTGGGACTGGATCAGGCGATTGCAGAGGCAGCGGAAGCGATTCCTGATGCCCGCGATCGTCTTGATTATGTTGTACAGATGACTGCCCAGGCGGCAGAGCGTGCGCTGAACAGTGTTGAAGCGTCTCAGCCGCATCAGGACGAGATGGAAAAGGGCGCAAAAGCGCTGACCAAACGCTGGGACGAGTGGTTCGAAAATCCAATCGAACTCTCCGACGCCCGCGAGCTGGTCACCGACACTCGTCAGTACCTTGGTGCCGTACCGGGTCATACCAGCTTCACCAATGCGCAGTTGCTGGAGATCATGATGGCGCAGGATTTCCAGGACCTTACCGGTCAGGTGATCAAGCGCATGATGGACGTCATCCAGGAGATTGAGCGCCAGCTGTTGATGGTGTTGCTGGAGAACATGCCGGAACCTTCCGCGCGTCCGCAACGGGAAAACGAAAGCCTGCTGAATGGCCCACAGCTCGACACCACCAAAGCCGGTGTCGTGGCAAGCCAGGATCAGGTGGACGACCTGCTGGACAGCTTAGGCTTCTGA
- the cheY gene encoding chemotaxis response regulator CheY, with the protein MADKELKFLVVDDFSTMRRIVRNLLKELGFNNVEEAEDGVDALNKLNAGGFGFVISDWNMPNMDGLELLKTIRANGAMASLPVLMVTAEAKKENIIAAAQAGASGYVVKPFTAATLEEKLGKIFEKLGM; encoded by the coding sequence ATGGCGGACAAAGAGCTCAAGTTTTTGGTTGTGGATGACTTTTCCACCATGCGTCGCATTGTGCGCAACCTGCTGAAAGAGCTGGGTTTTAACAACGTTGAAGAAGCAGAAGACGGCGTTGATGCGCTGAACAAACTGAATGCCGGCGGCTTTGGTTTTGTCATTTCCGACTGGAACATGCCGAACATGGACGGTCTGGAGCTGCTCAAAACCATTCGCGCGAATGGCGCCATGGCCTCTCTGCCTGTGCTGATGGTCACCGCCGAAGCGAAGAAAGAGAACATCATTGCTGCGGCCCAGGCTGGCGCAAGCGGGTATGTGGTGAAGCCATTCACCGCTGCAACTTTGGAAGAAAAACTCGGTAAGATCTTCGAGAAACTCGGCATGTGA
- a CDS encoding protein-glutamate methylesterase/protein-glutamine glutaminase, which yields MSKIRVLSVDDSALMRQIMTEIINSHSDMEMVATAPDPLVARDLIKKYNPDVLTLDVEMPRMDGIDFLEKLMRLRPMPVVMVSSLTGKGSEITLRALELGAVDFVTKPQLGIREGMLAYSEMIAEKIRTAARARVAQHKPLATPTTLKAGPLLSSEKLLVIGASTGGTEAIRHVLQPLPLSSPGILITQHMPPGFTRSFAERLNKLCQISVKEAEDGERVLPGHAYIAPGDKHMELARSGANYQIKIHDGPPVNRHRPSVDVLFHSVAKHAGRNAVGVILTGMGNDGAAGMLAMHQAGAWTIAQNEASCVVFGMPREAINMGGVSEVVDLSQVSQQMLAKISAGQAIRI from the coding sequence ATGAGTAAAATCAGGGTCTTGTCAGTTGATGATTCGGCGTTAATGCGCCAGATCATGACCGAGATTATCAACAGCCACAGCGACATGGAAATGGTGGCGACGGCCCCCGATCCGCTGGTAGCCCGGGATTTAATCAAAAAATATAACCCCGACGTGCTGACGCTGGATGTCGAAATGCCGCGTATGGACGGCATCGATTTCCTGGAGAAGTTAATGCGTCTGCGCCCGATGCCGGTGGTGATGGTCTCTTCGCTGACCGGCAAAGGGTCCGAAATCACGCTGCGGGCGCTGGAGCTGGGGGCGGTGGATTTCGTCACCAAACCGCAGCTCGGCATTCGCGAGGGGATGCTGGCGTACAGCGAGATGATCGCCGAGAAGATCCGTACCGCGGCCAGAGCGCGGGTGGCCCAGCATAAGCCGCTGGCGACGCCCACCACGCTGAAAGCCGGCCCGCTGCTGAGTTCGGAAAAATTGCTGGTTATCGGTGCGTCTACCGGGGGAACAGAGGCAATTCGCCATGTACTCCAGCCATTGCCGCTCTCCAGCCCCGGTATTCTGATTACTCAGCATATGCCGCCAGGCTTTACCCGTTCGTTCGCGGAGCGTCTGAATAAGCTGTGTCAGATAAGCGTGAAGGAGGCGGAAGATGGCGAGCGCGTTTTGCCGGGGCATGCCTATATCGCCCCGGGTGACAAGCATATGGAGCTGGCGCGCAGCGGCGCAAACTATCAAATCAAAATTCATGACGGGCCGCCGGTTAACCGGCACCGTCCGTCGGTGGATGTACTGTTTCATTCGGTGGCGAAACACGCGGGGCGCAACGCCGTTGGGGTGATCCTGACGGGGATGGGCAACGACGGCGCCGCCGGCATGCTGGCGATGCACCAGGCTGGCGCCTGGACCATCGCGCAGAATGAAGCAAGTTGTGTGGTGTTCGGCATGCCGCGCGAGGCCATCAATATGGGTGGCGTCAGCGAAGTGGTCGATCTCAGTCAGGTTAGTCAGCAAATGCTGGCGAAAATCAGTGCCGGACAGGCAATACGTATTTAA
- the cheR gene encoding protein-glutamate O-methyltransferase CheR, protein MTSPLPSGQSSLLLQMTQRLALSDAHFRRICQLIYQRAGIVLADHKRDMVYNRLVRRLRTLELDDFGRYLGMLEANPNSAEWQAFINSLTTNLTAFFREAHHFPVLAEHARRRSGEYRVWSAAASTGEEPYSLAITLADTLGTAPGRWKVIASDIDTEVLQKAQSGIYRQEELKTLSPQQLQRYFMRGTGPHEGLVRVRSELANAVEFSMVNLLEKQYSVAGPFDAIFCRNVMIYFDKTTQQEILRRFVPLLKPDGLLFAGHSENFSNLVREFSLRGQTVYALSKDKA, encoded by the coding sequence ATGACATCACCACTGCCCTCAGGGCAATCGTCATTATTGTTACAGATGACACAGCGCCTTGCGCTGTCCGATGCGCATTTTCGTCGGATATGTCAGTTAATCTACCAGCGTGCGGGGATCGTGCTTGCCGATCACAAGCGGGACATGGTCTACAACCGTCTTGTGCGTCGCCTGCGAACGCTCGAACTGGATGATTTTGGCCGCTACCTGGGGATGCTGGAAGCAAACCCGAACAGCGCAGAGTGGCAGGCGTTTATCAACTCGCTGACCACCAACCTGACCGCGTTTTTCCGGGAAGCCCATCACTTCCCGGTGCTGGCGGAGCATGCGCGCCGCCGCAGCGGGGAGTACCGCGTCTGGAGCGCGGCGGCGTCGACCGGGGAGGAGCCTTACTCGCTCGCCATCACCCTGGCGGACACCCTGGGCACCGCGCCGGGCCGCTGGAAGGTGATCGCCAGCGATATCGATACCGAGGTGCTGCAAAAAGCGCAGAGCGGGATCTATCGCCAGGAGGAGCTGAAAACGCTGTCACCCCAGCAGCTTCAGCGCTACTTCATGCGCGGTACTGGTCCGCACGAAGGGCTGGTGCGGGTCCGGAGTGAACTGGCGAATGCCGTGGAGTTCTCCATGGTCAACCTGCTGGAGAAGCAGTACAGCGTGGCGGGCCCGTTTGACGCTATTTTCTGTCGTAACGTGATGATTTATTTCGACAAAACGACGCAGCAGGAGATCCTGCGCCGCTTTGTTCCGTTGCTCAAACCTGACGGTTTACTGTTTGCCGGGCACTCGGAGAACTTCAGCAATCTTGTGCGCGAGTTTAGCCTGCGTGGCCAGACGGTATATGCGCTGAGTAAGGATAAAGCATGA